One window of Cryptomeria japonica unplaced genomic scaffold, Sugi_1.0 HiC_scaffold_297, whole genome shotgun sequence genomic DNA carries:
- the LOC131032872 gene encoding F-box/FBD/LRR-repeat protein At1g13570-like — translation MARKRSRLTLDDLPDCILPLILSKIPFKQAVHCSLVSKGWKFCWTFAKNLKFPEDFFSSSRSPTEIQNIIDLIFERHSGPLEVFELNNVRFCCSSDKISDWIHRAALKGVQEIKIVEKVSEIYEVPAAIFLCQNLRSLALKNFLLTNLPDGFGGLADLTTLDLCNVDLNDKIVELMLQLCPGLETLILSNCNGLERLKICSKSFIALSISSKIKAITASCPRLTSLTLLLDNTETKLDLPACLSLCTNAGLESFTALRTLRRITFLNGIFWRDVKILKEFPDLEHMCVHKGQCSDTDFFRLDDEAILPLENLKWVHLNITYFHHPVHLLSCLFGIAPALKTLLISRKKGFNGVRAQEFINLAWNLQRPSTETKVFLSRCTANEKICVDCDLVNFI, via the exons ATGGCTCGCAAAAGAAGTCGATTAACCTTAGACGACTTGCCAGATTGCATTCTGCCCCTCATTCTCAGTAAAATTCCTTTCAAACAAGCAGTTCATTGTTCACTTGTCTCAAAAGGATGGAAATTTTGCTGGACATttgcaaaaaatctaaaatttccaGAGGATTTCTTTTCTTCATCGCGTAGCCCTACTGAAATCCAAAATATAATAGATCTTATTTTTGAGCGTCATTCTGGTCCGCTTGAAGTTTTCGAGCTTAACAATGTTCGATTCTGCTGTTCAAGTGACAAGATTTCTGATTGGATTCATCGCGCTGCTCTTAAAGGCGTGCAAGAGATTAAGATTGTAGAGAAGGTTTCAGAAATTTATGAAGTTCCGGCAGCCATATTTTTATGTCAAAATCTCAGATCTTTGGCTTTAAAGAATTTTCTGCTGACAAATCTACCAGACGGTTTTGGTGGCTTGGCCGACCTGACAACATTGGATCTTTGTAATGTTGATCTGAATGACAAGATCGTTGAGCTCATGTTGCAATTATGTCCAGGTTTGGAAACCTTAATCCTTAGTAACTGCAATGGACTTGAAAGATTAAAGATATGTTCAAAGAGTTTCATTGCTCTGTCTATCTCCTCTAAAATCAAAGCAATAACAGCAAGTTGTCCGCGATTAACAAGCCTTACATTATTGCTTGATAACACCGAGACGAAATTGGATTTGCCAGCATGTTTAAGCCTGTGTACAAATGCAGGACTTGAATCATTTACAGCTCTAAGAACTCTTAGAAGAATTACCTTTTTGAACGGCATTTTTTGGCGCGATGTAAAGATTCTCAAAGAATTTCCAGACTTGGAACATATGTGTGTACACAAGGGTCAATGCTCGGAT ACAGACTTCTTTCGGCTTGATGATGAGGCAATTTTACCGCTGGAGAATCTAAAGTGGGTTCATTTGAACATAACCTACTTTCATCACCCTGTGCATCTACTTTCCTGTCTTTTTGGAATAGCTCCGGCTTTGAAAACATTATTAATTTCCCGAAAGAAAGGATTCAATGGCGTTCGTGCTCAGGAATTTATCAATCTGGCTTGGAATCTTCAGCGACCATCTACAGAAACCAAAGTTTTCTTATCACGGTGTACTGCAAACGAAAAGATATGCGTCGACTGCGATCTTGTGAATTTCATCTGA